In Amaranthus tricolor cultivar Red isolate AtriRed21 chromosome 3, ASM2621246v1, whole genome shotgun sequence, a single window of DNA contains:
- the LOC130808367 gene encoding uncharacterized protein LOC130808367: MRSGPQLSMSQAQVLIKTISKANIDDALRDIDESKSSGLDRFSSHFFVANWDIIKEDVYTAILHFFNDGAMYSPINITSITLVLKITNASKPKHFRPTPCCFVLYKIIAKILMVRLQTVVAHLVDPAQSGFIPGRQSCENILLATDLIRGYNWANASPRCMLKVDMAKAYDSVE; the protein is encoded by the coding sequence ATGCGTTCTGGCCCTCAGCTTTCTATGTCTCAAGCCCAAGTTCTTATTAAAACCATTAGCAAGGCTAATATTGATGATGCTCTAAGGGATATTGATGAGTCCAAGAGTTCTGGTCTTGATCGCTTTAGCTCACACTTTTTTGTAGCAAATTGGGATATTATTAAGGAGGATGTTTATACGGCTATTTTGCATTTCTTTAATGATGGTGCTATGTATTCTCCTATAAACATTACTTCTATTACTCTTGTACTGAAGATTACTAATGCCTCAAAGCCAAAGCATTTTCGGCCAACCCCTTGTTGCTTTGTGCTTTACAAAATTATTGCTAAGATTCTTATGGTTAGACTCCAGACAGTGGTTGCTCATCTTGTTGATCCTGCTCAGTCCGGTTTTATTCCTGGTAGACAAAGCTGTGAAAACATTTTACTTGCTACTGATCTTATTCGAGGTTATAATTGGGCTAATGCCAGTCCTCGTTGTATGCTTAAAGTAGATATGGCAAAGGCATATGATTCTGTTGAGTAG
- the LOC130808368 gene encoding uncharacterized protein LOC130808368, producing the protein MSFPSQFINWVMNCVSTISYSLLINGFPSIPFRAQKGLHQGDPMSPFLFALSMEYFSRCLKRKKGDIIKFHPKYDLSMVYGLFVNKGKSALYVAGVDDAMSFKLVQARQVPKGVLSFRYLGNSGRDSQAKPHVAWSHVCLLKSCGGLNLSRLDLWNKVAMLKNLCSFAHKKDRLWFRWINDYYLKHSDVFSYIVPSITSWMLAKIFNSRRLVVNLQDQNDCAPHGHFSMKIAYKKLLGQHPKVPWRAIWYNNKATPTSVVCMWQAILNRLHTIDRLWKWGMSWDPMCRLCNAAPETRDHLFGDCVFIRKVKAFVCSDFHMSTSFAQDVHIMN; encoded by the exons ATGAGTTTTCCGTCTCAGTTTATCAATTGGGTGATGAATTGTGTTTCTACTATTTCGTATTCTCTTTTGATCAATGGTTTTCCTAGTATTCCTTTCAGAGCTCAAAAAGGGCTTCATCAAGGGGACCCCATGTCTCCGTTTCTTTTTGCTCTCTCTATGGAGTATTTCAGTAGATGTCTGAAGAGGAAGAAAGGCGACATTATTAAGTTCCATCCTAAGT ATGATTTGTCTATGGTTTATGGTCTTTTTGTTAATAAAGGCAAGAGTGCTCTCTATGTTGCTGGTGTTGATGATGCTATGAGTTTTAAGCTTGTCCAAGCTCGTCAAGTACCTAAGGGTGTTCTTTCGTTTAGATATCTTGGG AATAGTGGTCGAGATTCTCAAGCTAAGCCTCATGTAGCTTGGAGCCATGTTTGCCTGCTAAAGTCTTGTGGTGGTCTTAATTTAAGTCGGTTGGATCTTTGGAATAAGGTTGCCATGTTGAAGAATCTATGTTCCTTTGCTCATAAGAAGGATAGGCTTTGGTTTCGATGGATTAATGACTACTACCTCAAACACTCAGATGTTTTTAGTTATATTGTTCCTAGCATAACCTCTTGGATGCTTGCAAAAATCTTTAATAGCAGGCGTTTGGTAGTGAATTTACAAGACCAGAATGATTGTGCTCCTCATGGTCATTTTAGTATGAAAATTGCTTACAAGAAATTATTAGGGCAACATCCTAAGGTTCCTTGGAGGGCTATTTGGTATAATAATAAGGCGACTCCTACCAGTGTGGTGTGCATGTGGCAAGCTATCCTTAATAGGCTCCATACTATTGATAGATTGTGGAAGTGGGGGATGTCTTGGGATCCTATGTGTAGGCTATGTAATGCTGCCCCTGAGACTAGAGATCATTTGTTTGGAGATTGTGTGTTTATTCGGAAGGTTAAAGCCTTCGTTTGTAGTGACTTTCATATGTCGACTTCCTTTGCTCAAGATGTTCATATTATGAATTAG